In Aedes albopictus strain Foshan chromosome 3, AalbF5, whole genome shotgun sequence, the following are encoded in one genomic region:
- the LOC115261209 gene encoding uncharacterized protein LOC115261209, producing the protein MDLRRLYKMMDVSHLSMDEVEHELLMRNMMYGLDEHESIKRRKLKDRMKQEREKNIFVAAPIWRSVPEEIEIVRAKLSVISGLLDNPRADARQREKLCTRLVHYRVRIYMILKSPGADKHVNEITDLGKQAKQIFRKHFPEMEPVSELQLEPVRLESEIDQALEEVRSEIEILNVTATGNEVEEKAVQTEARGGVKKKSIQFKKQELEASMKRCDEILGVLTGYEEGKQESVKDVLHHFKNFVLNTTQQQKEMREREIALEEKRMKEAEENIERKKRLEKLLITLNDQIKANQENISRSVGEVQLGEIPGGEATSEELNSRDDRILQPTKADEATVSKMLSSEESSTELRAERSKKIKSVREKEQEKRTGGRREKSRRTLPVKSSKKRHRKVSFSSITTSTSTSSSSRTSSSSEASTDSSSESSASTSESDERRKKKHKKVRKARKSLRRIPVSEWKLKYDGRDQGRRLAEFLKEVKMRCKSEDVSDSELFRSAIHLFAGRAKDWFMEAYENHDFHSWSGLKRELKREFLPPDLDFQIEIQATGRRQARGEKFVDYMHDMQKLFQSMTKPISERRKFEIIWRNMRFDYKNALTGAGVKSLSKLKKYGRIVDENNWNMFQKPSESSNRPKTHQLNEISATNNSKFKPTSSQGDNTRTFFKSKPKSKTDNENRKQEDQKRDKEEKTNKKEDAMEGSSKGTLKALAERYVRPPIGTCYNCRKHGHHYGDCSEKRQKFCRLCGFLDVITPECPFCQKNEQNSA; encoded by the coding sequence ATGGATTTACGAAGGCTCTACAAGATGATGGATGTGTCTCATCTTTCCATGGATGAGGTTGAACACGAACTGCTAATGCGGAATATGATGTATGGACTGGACGAGCATGAGAGCATTAAGCGGAGAAAGTTGAAAGATAGGATGAAGCAGGAGCGTGAAAAGAACATTTTCGTAGCCGCTCCCATTTGGAGATCGGTTCCTGAAGAGATTGAGATTGTAAGGGCTAAGCTTTCAGTCATCAGTGGATTGTTAGACAATCCGAGAGCCGACGCTCGTCAAAGAGAGAAGTTGTGCACTCGGTTGGTACATTATCGTGTCCGAATCTACATGATTTTGAAGTCGCCGGGAGCAGATAAACATGTAAATGAGATTACGGATCTGGGTAAACAGGCTAAACAGATCTTCCGAAAACATTTTCCTGAAATGGAACCTGTTAGTGAGCTTCAACTTGAACCCGTTCGGTTAGAATCGGAAATTGATCAAGCCTTAGAGGAAGTCAGAAGCGAAATCGAAATTCTTAACGTTACAGCTACGGGTAATGAGGTAGAAGAGAAGGCCGTACAAACCGAAGCGCGCGGGGGTGTGAAAAAGAAATCCATTCAGTTTAAAAAGCAGGAATTAGAAGCGTCAATGAAGCGTTGTGATGAGATTCTGGGTGTGCTAACAGGATACGAGGAAGGCAAGCAGGAAAGTGTGAAGGATGTACTTCatcacttcaaaaattttgttctTAATACCACGCAGCAACAAAAAGAGATGAGGGAAAGGGAAATTGCTCTAGAAGAGAAACGAATGAAAGAGGCTGAAGAGAATATTGAGCGTAAGAAGAGATTAGAGAAGCTTTTGATCACTCTGAATGATCAAATTAAGGCAAATCAGGAGAATATCAGTAGAAGTGTAGGAGAGGTACAGCtaggagagatccctggaggggAAGCAACATCAGAAGAACTCAATTCCAGAGATGATCGTATTTTGCAACCGACTAAGGCAGACGAAGCAACAGTTTCTAAAATGCTGTCGTCGGAAGAGAGTAGTACAGAATTGAGAGCAGAAAGGTCGAAAAAGATAAAATCGGTAAGAGAGAAGGAACAAGAGAAAAGAACGGGTGGGAGAAGGGAGAAATCCCGACGGACCCTACCAGTGAAATCTAGCAAAAAGCGTCACCGAAAGGTGAGCTTTTCTTCGATTACGACGAGCACTAGCACGTCTAGTAGCTCACGCACATCCAGTAGCTCAGAAGCTTCAACCGATTCTTCCTCGGAAAGTTCTGCTAGTACGAGTGAATCAGACGAACGTAGGAAGAAAAAGCACAAGAAGGTTAGGAAAGCTAGGAAGAGTTTAAGGCGTATTCCAGTTTCCGAATGGAAGCTCAAGTATGACGGAAGGGATCAGGGACGACGGTTGGCAGAGTTTCTCAAAGAAGTTAAGATGCGGTGTAAATCGGAGGACGTATCCGACAGTGAGCTTTTTCGCAGCGCGATCCATTTATTTGCCGGACGTGCTAAGGACTGGTTTATGGAGGCCTATGAAAACCATGACTTCCACAGCTGGTCAGGGTTGAAAAGGGAACTCAAGCGAGAATTCCTACCGCCCGATTTAgattttcaaattgaaattcaagccACCGGTCGTCGCCAGGCTCGAGGAGAAAAATTCGTGGATTACATGCACGATATGCAGAAGCTTTTTCAGTCGATGACGAAGCCGATTTCCGAGCGGCGTAAGTTCGAAATCATATGGCGTAACATGAGATTCGACTATAAAAACGCTTTAACGGGAGCAGGGGTAAAATCTCTTTCCAAGTTGAAGAAATACGGGCGAATTGTCGATGAGAACAACTGGAATATGTTTCAGAAACCGAGTGAAAGCTCGAATCGTCCCAAAACTCATCAGCTTAATGAGATTTCAGCCACAAACAACTCGAAATTTAAGCCAACTTCTAGTCAGGGCGACAACACGCGAACTTTCTTCAAAAGTAAGCCAAAGAGCAAAACCGACAATGAAAATAGGAAACAGGAGGACCAAAAAAGGGATAAAGAGGAGAAGACAAACAAGAAGGAAGATGCGATGGAGGGGTCGTCAAAGGGAACTTTGAAAGCTTTAGCGGAGCGATATGTGCGCCCACCGATAGGCACTTGTTACAACTGCCGGAAACATGGGCACCATTACGGGGATTGTTCGGAAAAGCGACAGAAGTTTTGCAGGCTATGCGGCTTCCTGGACGTCATTACGCCGGAATGCCCTTTTTGCCAAAAAAACGAGCAGAATTCAGCTTGA